In the genome of Terribacillus sp. FSL K6-0262, one region contains:
- a CDS encoding monovalent cation:proton antiporter family protein — MEHESIISLVVVILAAFLTPILMNRLKLRALPVVVAEIIVGLIIGQSGFDLVNQSTWLDTLSTLGFIFLMFLSGLEIDFSIFAGKDRRKKDKQPSQSPFVISVIVFLGILVLSIGLSYVFVLAGFIDNVFLMTLIISTISLGVVVPTLKEAQMMKSTFGQTILMIAVIADLATMILLAVFASIYGDEGGNMWLLLILFGVGVLLYFIGKIFQKRSFIETMSKGTVQIGTRAVFTLIIVLVAVSESVGAENILGAFLAGTLVSLLSPNQELVHQLDSFGYGFLIPIFFVMVGVEMDLRSLLTDPQILTLIPLLLIALLMSKLIPILYLRRWYDWRSVISAGTILTSTLSLVIAAAAIGKRIGIIDAKMEGALILVAVISCIITPWFFKRFYVRYADTDKKYDVGFIGANQLTMPSVRNLDGHHYRTHLYHTKQDKIDESLAHPEFDIQELENYEPAQLERLGVFNVDILVVSTGDEAQNKDIALYAKESGVDRVIARIEHPVLSDELKDKGVEVFSVLLSTNLLLKALIEAPSLMNILTNQDNALYQVSMQNAAYEGVSLRRFPFHGDLIIVRIFRGKDSIVPHGDTVLRMDDLLIVTGSGEYIEDLRELLE; from the coding sequence ATGGAGCATGAATCCATCATATCCTTAGTCGTTGTCATTTTGGCAGCATTCCTTACACCAATTCTCATGAACCGTCTGAAGCTCCGTGCGCTCCCTGTAGTCGTAGCGGAAATAATCGTCGGTCTTATCATCGGTCAAAGCGGTTTTGACCTAGTCAATCAAAGCACGTGGCTGGACACATTGTCCACCCTCGGTTTCATCTTCTTGATGTTCTTGAGCGGACTCGAAATCGATTTTTCTATTTTTGCTGGGAAGGATAGACGGAAAAAGGATAAACAGCCATCTCAATCGCCGTTCGTCATATCGGTTATTGTATTCCTTGGTATCCTCGTCTTATCGATTGGGTTGTCATATGTATTCGTCCTGGCTGGCTTTATCGATAATGTCTTTCTCATGACGCTGATCATCTCCACCATTTCATTGGGGGTCGTTGTACCGACATTGAAGGAAGCGCAGATGATGAAGTCGACATTCGGACAGACCATCCTTATGATAGCCGTCATCGCTGATTTGGCTACGATGATCCTATTGGCGGTGTTTGCTTCCATCTATGGTGATGAAGGAGGCAATATGTGGCTGCTGCTCATCCTATTCGGAGTTGGTGTCCTTTTGTATTTTATCGGAAAGATTTTCCAGAAGCGTTCCTTCATCGAGACAATGTCCAAGGGAACCGTCCAGATAGGGACACGAGCGGTTTTCACGCTCATCATTGTACTTGTGGCCGTATCCGAGTCTGTCGGTGCGGAGAATATCCTGGGAGCATTCTTGGCCGGGACACTTGTTTCGCTGCTGTCCCCGAACCAGGAGCTGGTCCATCAGCTGGACAGCTTCGGCTATGGTTTCCTTATTCCTATATTCTTCGTCATGGTAGGGGTCGAAATGGATTTGCGTTCATTGCTGACAGATCCGCAAATATTGACCCTTATCCCATTGCTTCTGATTGCACTGCTTATGTCAAAGCTCATTCCCATTCTCTACTTGCGAAGGTGGTATGACTGGCGTTCCGTGATCAGTGCAGGGACCATCCTGACATCCACGCTTTCATTGGTCATTGCAGCAGCTGCCATCGGGAAACGGATCGGTATCATCGATGCCAAAATGGAAGGGGCACTGATTCTTGTAGCTGTGATCAGCTGTATCATTACGCCTTGGTTCTTTAAGCGGTTCTATGTGCGTTATGCGGATACGGATAAAAAGTACGATGTTGGCTTCATCGGTGCCAACCAGCTGACGATGCCATCCGTCCGGAACTTGGATGGGCACCACTACAGGACGCATCTGTATCACACGAAACAGGATAAAATCGATGAAAGTCTGGCGCATCCGGAATTCGATATCCAGGAGCTGGAGAACTATGAACCTGCACAGCTGGAAAGACTGGGTGTATTCAATGTGGATATCCTTGTCGTATCCACCGGCGATGAAGCCCAAAACAAGGACATCGCACTCTATGCGAAGGAATCAGGTGTCGATCGTGTCATCGCACGTATCGAACACCCTGTTCTAAGCGATGAATTAAAGGATAAGGGCGTGGAAGTGTTCTCTGTCCTTCTGTCGACCAATTTGCTGCTGAAAGCCCTTATCGAAGCGCCGAGTTTAATGAATATCCTGACGAATCAGGATAATGCCCTCTATCAAGTATCGATGCAGAATGCTGCTTATGAGGGTGTATCGCTCCGCCGCTTTCCCTTCCATGGGGATTTGATCATCGTCCGGATTTTCCGCGGCAAAGATTCCATTGTCCCGCATGGGGATACAGTATTGCGGATGGATGACCTTCTGATCGTGACCGGATCAGGGGAATATATAGAAGATTTGCGTGAGCTGCTTGAATGA
- the mgtE gene encoding magnesium transporter translates to MDHLENQEILLYQNKIREALANQQIDQFRAEYLELHPYDQAAVFEEQPEEIRKQIYSYLSPDETAEIMENVDQENADIYFTEMYSRYAAQVLAEMSADDAVDILKEMDKNKVASFITIMEKDAADEIKHLLHYEDKTAGSIMTTEFVSVSAADTVREAMLHLRAEAPDAETIYYTYVVDQDKKLVGVISLRNLIIAEKDWLISEVMSDRIVSVSVGDDQEHVAQMVRDYDFLALPVVDFQNHILGIITVDDILDVMEEEADEDYSRLAGVSDTERGEDSAFVSARKRLPWLIALLFLGMITASMISQFEDTLSKVAILASFIPVIGGMGGNTGTQALAVAVRGMATGDVAKRGKMRMVIREGLTGIINGVICGIIITLVVIIWQKSFYLGLLIGLSILSTLIVATLAGAVIPLIMHKLKIDPAVASGPFITTINDIISILIYFGLATAFMGFLPQ, encoded by the coding sequence ATGGATCATTTGGAAAACCAAGAAATCTTACTATACCAAAATAAAATCAGGGAGGCACTAGCCAATCAGCAGATCGATCAATTTCGTGCAGAATACCTAGAGCTGCACCCGTATGATCAGGCTGCCGTGTTCGAGGAACAGCCTGAAGAAATCCGTAAACAGATTTATTCCTATCTGTCACCTGATGAAACAGCGGAAATCATGGAAAATGTCGATCAGGAGAATGCGGATATTTATTTCACAGAGATGTACTCGAGGTATGCGGCGCAAGTATTGGCGGAGATGTCAGCCGACGATGCGGTGGATATCCTGAAAGAAATGGACAAAAATAAGGTTGCAAGCTTCATCACCATCATGGAAAAGGATGCAGCAGATGAAATAAAGCATCTGCTCCATTATGAAGATAAGACAGCTGGAAGTATCATGACGACGGAATTCGTCAGTGTCAGTGCGGCTGATACAGTGCGGGAAGCAATGCTGCATCTCCGGGCTGAAGCGCCGGATGCCGAAACGATTTATTATACGTATGTAGTCGATCAAGATAAAAAATTGGTAGGCGTCATTTCCTTGCGTAATCTGATCATAGCCGAGAAGGACTGGCTCATTTCCGAAGTGATGAGTGACAGGATCGTCAGTGTCTCTGTCGGGGATGATCAGGAGCACGTCGCGCAAATGGTGCGCGATTATGACTTCCTGGCGCTGCCGGTCGTTGACTTTCAAAACCATATCCTGGGCATCATTACCGTCGATGATATCCTGGATGTCATGGAAGAAGAAGCAGACGAGGATTACAGTCGTTTAGCCGGTGTCAGTGATACGGAAAGAGGGGAGGACAGTGCCTTCGTTTCTGCCCGTAAACGGCTGCCGTGGCTCATTGCACTTCTATTCCTTGGTATGATAACGGCAAGCATGATAAGTCAGTTTGAAGATACACTCAGCAAAGTTGCGATTCTTGCCAGTTTCATCCCAGTTATCGGGGGGATGGGCGGCAATACGGGTACACAAGCGCTAGCTGTTGCAGTACGAGGCATGGCAACGGGAGATGTGGCAAAAAGAGGGAAAATGCGCATGGTGATCAGAGAGGGTCTGACAGGCATCATTAACGGTGTCATCTGCGGCATTATCATTACATTGGTGGTAATCATATGGCAAAAAAGTTTTTACCTGGGGCTGCTTATCGGGTTATCTATCCTCTCGACCTTAATAGTAGCAACTTTAGCTGGGGCTGTTATTCCGCTCATCATGCATAAGCTGAAGATCGACCCGGCCGTCGCTTCGGGTCCTTTTATCACGACGATAAATGATATCATATCAATCTTGATTTATTTCGGGCTGGCAACAGCCTTCATGGGATTTTTACCACAATAG
- a CDS encoding FtsW/RodA/SpoVE family cell cycle protein, which translates to MNSNKFRLDLTIILVLILLGIVSSFTLYELQPTLSGIAAQTQYMPRQIMWYIVGGVVIAVMMLLDYDRLRQLVWIFYGIGMVMLLMLFFRFPSAIINEANGATSWFILPGIGSMQPSEFVKVFVVIALAHVIMSHNEKNTIRTNKSDLFLLGKLLAVALPPMLLVASQPDLGGFLVLSAILGATILVSGISWRLLLTILGIVLGAVAFLVILSYIFPNQVGSFLQETIFKHVESRFLGWLYPEKYPDSSYQYRLGLMAIGSGILFGKGASNFQVSIPERHTDYIFSAIAEQFGFIGSALVLFLFFILIYRMIQVGLESNEPFGSYLSAGFIGMFTYQIFQNIGMSVGLVPITGLPLPFLSYGGSSTLAYMIAIGIVLNIHSRTRTYMFETQK; encoded by the coding sequence ATGAATTCTAACAAATTTCGGTTAGATCTAACAATTATATTAGTATTGATACTGCTTGGTATCGTCTCTTCATTCACTTTATATGAGCTGCAGCCGACTCTATCAGGGATTGCAGCCCAGACCCAATATATGCCGCGGCAGATTATGTGGTACATTGTGGGAGGGGTTGTCATTGCTGTCATGATGCTGCTTGACTACGACCGGCTCCGTCAGCTTGTATGGATTTTTTATGGAATCGGTATGGTTATGCTCCTTATGCTTTTCTTCCGATTCCCATCGGCCATCATCAATGAAGCGAATGGTGCGACAAGCTGGTTCATCCTGCCTGGTATCGGCTCGATGCAGCCATCTGAATTCGTAAAGGTATTTGTCGTCATTGCTTTGGCGCATGTGATCATGTCCCATAATGAGAAAAATACGATCCGCACGAATAAATCGGACTTGTTCCTGCTTGGGAAACTGCTTGCCGTCGCACTGCCTCCGATGCTGTTGGTTGCGTCACAGCCTGACCTTGGCGGTTTCTTGGTATTGAGTGCCATCCTTGGTGCAACCATCCTGGTCTCTGGAATAAGCTGGCGGCTCCTTTTGACCATACTCGGGATTGTATTGGGTGCCGTTGCATTTCTTGTCATCCTGTCGTACATCTTCCCGAACCAAGTTGGTTCTTTCTTGCAGGAGACGATCTTCAAGCACGTTGAAAGCCGCTTCCTAGGCTGGCTTTACCCAGAAAAGTACCCGGATTCCAGCTACCAGTACCGCTTGGGACTGATGGCGATCGGATCGGGGATACTATTCGGCAAAGGCGCTTCCAATTTCCAAGTATCCATTCCGGAGCGTCATACGGATTATATCTTCTCCGCTATCGCTGAGCAGTTTGGATTCATCGGATCGGCGCTTGTCCTTTTCCTATTCTTCATCCTCATCTATCGGATGATCCAAGTAGGATTGGAAAGCAATGAACCGTTTGGAAGCTATCTTTCAGCAGGGTTCATCGGGATGTTCACCTACCAAATATTCCAGAATATCGGGATGTCGGTGGGACTGGTTCCGATTACAGGGCTTCCGCTCCCATTCCTCAGTTACGGAGGAAGCTCGACACTTGCTTATATGATTGCAATCGGCATCGTGCTCAACATTCATTCCAGGACCCGGACATACATGTTCGAAACACAGAAATAA
- the prpE gene encoding bis(5'-nucleosyl)-tetraphosphatase PrpE, with translation MKIDFIGDVHGCNLELHELFDELGYELEDGLPVHPENRQPFFIGDLTDRGPDSLGVIELVYRLVEEGIGYYVPGNHCDKLYRYLVGNNVQVKHGLETTVAELQNSPPNKRRKLSNMFMQLYKKAPLYKRIPELGAIAAHAGIKESLIGKEGKKVKSFVLYGDTTGEMDELGRPVRLDWAKHYHGDDWVIYGHTPVLDARIIHHTINIDTGCVFGNKLTACRFPERSLHSVPSQQPFVEEKFRSFD, from the coding sequence ATGAAGATCGATTTTATCGGGGATGTTCATGGCTGCAACCTTGAGCTGCACGAGCTTTTTGATGAATTAGGTTATGAGCTGGAGGATGGACTGCCTGTTCACCCTGAAAATCGGCAGCCATTTTTCATTGGTGACTTGACTGATCGCGGTCCCGATTCATTGGGCGTGATTGAACTCGTGTATCGGCTTGTTGAAGAAGGAATCGGCTATTATGTCCCAGGCAATCATTGTGATAAGCTTTACCGATATTTGGTCGGGAATAATGTCCAAGTAAAGCACGGCTTGGAAACTACGGTGGCAGAACTGCAGAACAGTCCGCCGAACAAACGGCGAAAGCTGTCCAATATGTTTATGCAGCTCTATAAAAAAGCTCCGCTTTACAAGCGGATTCCAGAACTTGGTGCTATTGCCGCGCATGCCGGAATCAAAGAGTCCTTGATCGGCAAAGAAGGGAAAAAAGTGAAAAGCTTTGTCCTTTATGGGGACACGACTGGGGAGATGGACGAGCTGGGCCGTCCGGTAAGATTGGATTGGGCCAAGCATTATCATGGGGATGACTGGGTCATCTATGGCCATACTCCTGTTTTGGATGCCCGCATCATCCATCATACGATCAATATCGATACAGGCTGTGTATTCGGGAACAAGCTGACTGCCTGCCGCTTCCCGGAACGCAGTCTGCACAGCGTTCCCTCGCAGCAGCCATTCGTCGAAGAGAAATTCCGCTCATTCGATTAG
- a CDS encoding RluA family pseudouridine synthase — MKLSWTLAEEIVIKDFLKSQGVSRRLFKTLKEEPKLVTLNQQTAPLWHVGKAGDSLEVELPEEKAGSYMEAEPLDLPIVYEDEHVLVLDKLPGVAVIPSMNQPSGTIANGLLWHYKEQGLPYTVHILTRLDRDTSGLMLVAKHRYAHTLLAADQKQGEIQRSYAALVEGTMTESSGTINRPIGRKEGSIIEREVRADGQTAVTYFRRQASFNRHTLVEVKLATGRTHQIRVHMANIGHPLAGDTLYGGKTNVINRQALHSQQLRFVHPFTKRLLTFHSPIPEDFLIE; from the coding sequence ATGAAATTAAGCTGGACCTTGGCTGAGGAGATCGTCATCAAGGATTTCCTGAAGTCCCAAGGAGTTTCAAGAAGATTATTCAAAACATTGAAGGAGGAGCCCAAGCTGGTGACGCTCAACCAGCAGACGGCGCCTCTTTGGCATGTCGGCAAGGCAGGTGATAGCTTGGAAGTGGAGCTGCCAGAGGAAAAAGCAGGTTCCTATATGGAGGCAGAGCCGCTGGATTTGCCGATCGTCTATGAAGATGAGCATGTACTCGTATTGGATAAGTTGCCTGGTGTTGCGGTGATTCCATCGATGAACCAGCCGTCAGGTACGATTGCCAATGGCTTGCTGTGGCACTATAAGGAACAAGGTCTGCCGTATACAGTTCATATCCTGACAAGATTGGATCGTGATACATCGGGACTGATGCTGGTGGCCAAGCATCGTTATGCCCATACGCTCTTGGCTGCTGATCAGAAGCAAGGGGAAATCCAGCGGTCCTATGCTGCGCTGGTGGAAGGCACCATGACAGAATCTTCAGGAACGATAAATCGGCCGATCGGCAGGAAGGAAGGCTCGATCATCGAGCGGGAAGTAAGAGCGGATGGACAAACGGCAGTCACATACTTCCGTCGCCAGGCTTCCTTCAACCGCCATACACTGGTGGAAGTAAAGCTTGCCACAGGGAGGACACATCAAATCCGCGTCCATATGGCAAACATTGGTCATCCATTGGCTGGGGATACACTATACGGCGGAAAGACAAACGTCATCAACCGGCAGGCTTTGCATTCCCAGCAGCTGCGTTTTGTCCATCCATTTACGAAACGTCTGCTGACTTTCCATTCCCCGATTCCGGAGGATTTCCTAATCGAATGA
- a CDS encoding NAD kinase translates to MKYTVLSRGDEKSDRIKETIVEHLAHFNFEYDEKEPDLAISVGGDGTFLENFHTYVHRLDSTAFIGIHTGHLGFYADWVPEELEKLLLQIANKPYHIVEYPLLDISITHKDGRVDEHLALNECSVKTPDGSVVLDVSIKGEHFETFRGDGLVISTPSGSTAYNKALNGAIIHPSLASIQVTELASINNRVFRTIGSPLILPSHHPCTLRPTLDKSFLIAIDHMTENHSDIESITCSVAKQRVRFARFRPFPFWKRVHDSFIADKR, encoded by the coding sequence ATGAAATATACGGTTCTGTCACGGGGAGATGAGAAGTCGGACCGCATCAAAGAAACGATTGTCGAACATTTGGCTCATTTCAATTTCGAGTACGATGAGAAGGAGCCTGATCTTGCGATATCCGTCGGTGGAGACGGCACTTTCCTTGAGAATTTCCATACATATGTCCATCGGCTGGACAGCACGGCATTCATCGGGATCCATACCGGTCATTTGGGGTTCTATGCCGATTGGGTACCGGAAGAATTGGAAAAGCTGCTGCTGCAGATTGCCAACAAACCATACCACATCGTGGAATATCCGCTGCTCGACATTTCCATCACCCACAAGGATGGGAGAGTGGACGAGCATCTGGCATTGAATGAATGTTCCGTCAAGACACCAGATGGTTCGGTTGTCCTTGATGTATCGATCAAAGGCGAGCATTTTGAAACATTCCGGGGAGATGGACTCGTCATTTCGACGCCTTCCGGAAGTACAGCCTATAATAAAGCGCTTAATGGAGCCATCATCCATCCTTCCTTGGCATCGATCCAAGTGACGGAGCTTGCTTCCATCAATAACCGTGTGTTCCGGACGATCGGTTCCCCGCTTATTTTGCCGAGCCATCATCCTTGTACGCTCCGGCCGACATTGGATAAAAGTTTCCTGATTGCCATCGATCATATGACCGAAAATCATTCGGATATCGAATCGATCACCTGCTCGGTCGCGAAGCAGCGTGTCCGTTTTGCCCGCTTCCGGCCATTTCCATTCTGGAAACGGGTGCATGACTCATTCATTGCAGATAAGAGGTAG
- a CDS encoding GTP pyrophosphokinase family protein — MNWEVFLAPYVQVVEELKVKLKGMRAQFENESRHSPIEFITGRVKPIRSILQKAANKQVTVDALHQEIQDIAGLRIVTQFVDDIYTVVGMLKARNDFKIVNEIDYIVETKESGYRSYHMIIEYPVETIHGEKKVLAEIQIRTLAMNFWATNEHSLNYKYDGQIPSELKTRLKRAAEAAFRLDEEMSKIRDEVQEAQRIYHDQQQIKKHK; from the coding sequence ATGAATTGGGAAGTATTTTTAGCACCATATGTACAGGTAGTAGAAGAACTGAAAGTGAAGCTGAAGGGGATGCGTGCTCAATTCGAAAATGAATCACGTCATTCTCCCATTGAGTTCATCACCGGACGGGTGAAACCGATACGAAGTATTCTCCAAAAAGCAGCGAATAAGCAGGTCACAGTCGATGCACTGCATCAGGAAATACAGGATATTGCAGGGCTGCGGATCGTGACACAGTTCGTTGATGACATCTACACGGTTGTGGGCATGCTAAAAGCACGCAATGATTTCAAAATCGTCAATGAAATCGACTATATCGTGGAAACGAAGGAAAGCGGATACCGTTCCTATCATATGATCATCGAATATCCGGTTGAAACGATCCATGGAGAAAAGAAAGTACTTGCCGAAATTCAAATCCGTACACTTGCAATGAACTTCTGGGCTACAAATGAGCATTCCCTCAATTATAAATACGATGGCCAGATACCATCTGAATTGAAGACAAGATTGAAAAGAGCCGCTGAAGCTGCATTCCGGCTGGATGAGGAAATGTCCAAAATCCGGGATGAAGTGCAGGAAGCACAGCGGATTTATCATGATCAGCAGCAAATCAAAAAGCATAAATAG
- a CDS encoding CYTH domain-containing protein, whose protein sequence is MPQEIEIEFKNLLTEAEFKKLYHALEMESAPVIQQVNHYFETKDFQLKQQGSALRIREKNGRFQSTLKQPQGDGLLETHDDLTEEQAKAWLQGQITLGPDISKQLKEMDISAAELNYGGSLETIRREKSYNDTTIVLDKSIYGDTVDYELELEASSYKHGENVFQTLLDAHGIGKRKTPNKIQRFYDSLQNR, encoded by the coding sequence ATGCCGCAAGAAATCGAAATCGAATTCAAGAATCTGCTCACGGAAGCGGAATTCAAGAAACTATATCATGCATTGGAAATGGAAAGCGCACCTGTCATCCAGCAGGTCAACCATTATTTCGAAACAAAGGACTTTCAGTTGAAACAACAAGGATCCGCCTTGCGGATAAGGGAAAAAAACGGGAGATTTCAATCCACGCTGAAACAGCCGCAAGGAGATGGGCTGCTGGAAACGCATGATGATTTGACGGAGGAGCAAGCCAAAGCATGGCTGCAAGGGCAAATCACGCTTGGCCCTGATATCAGCAAGCAGCTCAAGGAAATGGACATATCCGCTGCTGAATTGAATTATGGCGGCTCCCTGGAGACTATCCGGCGGGAGAAATCATATAATGATACCACGATTGTCCTTGATAAAAGCATCTATGGTGACACCGTCGATTACGAATTGGAGCTGGAAGCCAGCAGCTATAAGCATGGGGAGAATGTGTTCCAAACTCTTCTTGACGCTCACGGCATAGGGAAGCGAAAGACGCCGAACAAGATCCAGCGCTTCTATGACAGCCTCCAAAACAGATAA
- a CDS encoding globin: MNQAETLYDGIGGQAALERLVDAFYRRVAVDPDLKPIFPEDLTETRRKQQQFLTQFLGGPPLYTEEHGHPKLRYRHLPFKITPTRKDAWLSCMAAALAETDIEEPYKSIIFERLALTAHHMMNTPDEEKGESI; encoded by the coding sequence ATGAATCAAGCTGAAACATTATATGATGGTATTGGCGGACAGGCAGCATTGGAACGCCTGGTGGATGCCTTCTACCGACGAGTGGCAGTGGATCCGGATTTAAAGCCGATTTTCCCGGAAGATTTGACGGAGACCCGCCGCAAACAACAGCAGTTCCTGACACAATTCTTAGGCGGGCCGCCGCTCTATACAGAAGAGCATGGTCATCCGAAGCTAAGATATCGGCACCTCCCTTTCAAAATCACACCTACGCGTAAGGATGCATGGCTTTCCTGCATGGCAGCTGCCCTCGCGGAAACTGACATAGAGGAACCTTATAAAAGCATAATCTTTGAACGACTTGCGCTTACCGCACATCATATGATGAACACACCAGACGAAGAGAAAGGAGAATCGATATGA
- a CDS encoding ClpXP adapter SpxH family protein, producing MSWESSNSKQQRLEDDCGGFCGLFPSSKKPVEIYVFIDPLCEDCWSLEPFLKKLTMEYGQYFTLRTILTGDYQPLVRERNECTYPKAVLQPDNILWNNAVSFPWRTSLAIKAAELQGRKAGTRFLRTIQEALFLNKQDITADEILIECAKIAELDLEEFREDMYSPSAKKAFQCDVKLTKELEIDESPSIVFFNESEEDSGIKISGLYSYDVYVTVLHQMLQRDPQPAEKPPVEEFLSSYKFVGSREISLIYDWTNAQTEKEMKKLQLKQMVERIPIQHDTFWKYNITSKAE from the coding sequence ATGAGCTGGGAATCTTCCAATTCAAAACAGCAAAGGCTTGAGGATGACTGTGGCGGATTTTGCGGGCTGTTTCCTTCCTCAAAGAAACCCGTGGAGATTTACGTTTTTATCGATCCGCTTTGCGAAGATTGCTGGTCACTCGAGCCTTTTCTCAAGAAACTAACAATGGAATATGGACAATACTTCACTTTGCGTACCATATTGACCGGCGATTATCAGCCGCTTGTACGCGAACGGAATGAATGCACGTACCCGAAGGCTGTCCTGCAGCCCGATAATATTTTATGGAATAATGCCGTTTCCTTCCCGTGGCGGACTTCACTTGCAATAAAAGCAGCAGAGCTGCAAGGAAGAAAAGCCGGCACCCGCTTCCTGCGGACGATCCAGGAAGCATTGTTCCTGAACAAGCAAGATATCACAGCGGATGAGATCCTGATCGAATGCGCTAAAATCGCTGAACTTGATTTGGAGGAGTTTCGCGAGGATATGTACTCCCCATCAGCGAAGAAAGCATTCCAATGCGATGTGAAGCTGACGAAGGAATTGGAAATCGACGAATCCCCCTCCATCGTATTCTTCAATGAATCCGAGGAAGATTCCGGTATCAAGATTTCCGGTTTGTATAGTTACGACGTGTATGTCACCGTCCTGCACCAGATGCTGCAAAGAGACCCGCAGCCGGCAGAGAAGCCCCCTGTGGAGGAATTCCTCTCCAGCTATAAATTTGTCGGCAGCAGGGAGATTTCATTGATCTATGACTGGACGAATGCCCAGACAGAAAAGGAAATGAAAAAGCTGCAATTGAAACAAATGGTCGAACGAATCCCCATCCAACATGATACTTTCTGGAAATATAATATTACTTCAAAAGCTGAATAA
- a CDS encoding IS1182 family transposase (programmed frameshift), producing the protein MLNSRENDQTALEIVTIEELVPENHLLRKIETHIDFSFIREKVRPYYSADNGRPSLDPLVLFKMIFIGYLFGIRSERQLEKEIQTNIAYRWFLGLKLTDPVPHHSTISWNRCNRFKGTDIFQQIFDEIVEQAMKHRMVGGRVLFTDSTHLKANANKRKFIKKEVQEATRSYQEELDKAIQEERTKQGKKPLKSREEVTETKVVKESTTDPESGYMYREGKPEGFFYLDHRTTDMKYNIITDVHVTAGNVHDSRPYLERLERQKERFNFDVEAVALDSGYLTTPICHALNEQNIFAVIGHRRFHPTKGLMPKWKFKYVPEKDHYVCPNGQTLPLRTTNREGYKEYASDPKQCTACPLLATCTKSRNHRKVITRHVWEGSKDWVRENRLSHSGKLLYKLRKETIERSFADAKQLHGLRYCRLRGREKVQEQALMTATCQNIKKIANHLAKLG; encoded by the exons ATGTTAAATTCCAGAGAGAATGACCAAACAGCTCTTGAAATCGTAACTATAGAAGAACTTGTCCCTGAAAACCACCTATTGCGTAAGATAGAAACCCACATAGATTTCTCCTTCATCCGTGAAAAAGTTCGTCCTTATTATTCGGCGGACAATGGCCGTCCTTCCCTAGATCCTCTTGTCCTCTTTAAAATGATCTTTATCGGCTACCTTTTCGGTATCCGTTCCGAAAGGCAATTAGAGAAAGAAATCCAGACAAACATTGCTTACCGTTGGTTTTTAGGACTTAAACTCACGGACCCAGTCCCTCACCACTCTACAATAAGCTGGAATCGTTGTAATCGATTCAAGGGCACAGATATCTTCCAACAAATCTTTGATGAAATTGTAGAACAGGCAATGAAGCATCGTATGGTTGGAGGACGCGTCTTATTCACTGATTCCACCCACTTAAAAGCCAATGCGAATAAAAGAAAGTTCATCAAGAAGGAAGTACAGGAAGCTACTCGTTCATATCAGGAAGAATTGGATAAAGCAATCCAAGAAGAACGTACAAAACAAGGAAAAAAGC CTTTAAAGTCACGAGAGGAGGTGACAGAAACGAAAGTAGTGAAAGAAAGCACGACTGATCCAGAGAGTGGCTATATGTATCGAGAAGGAAAGCCTGAAGGCTTTTTCTACTTAGATCATAGAACTACGGATATGAAATATAATATTATTACCGATGTCCATGTCACGGCCGGAAATGTGCACGATTCACGGCCTTATTTGGAGCGCCTTGAACGACAGAAGGAACGCTTTAATTTTGATGTGGAAGCTGTCGCTCTGGACTCCGGTTATCTCACTACGCCAATCTGTCACGCCTTGAATGAACAGAATATTTTCGCTGTCATCGGTCACCGACGTTTTCATCCTACTAAAGGATTAATGCCTAAATGGAAGTTCAAGTATGTCCCAGAGAAAGATCATTATGTTTGTCCAAACGGACAAACATTACCTCTGCGAACAACAAATCGAGAAGGGTATAAAGAATACGCATCTGACCCTAAACAATGTACTGCTTGCCCACTGTTGGCCACATGTACGAAATCAAGAAATCATCGAAAAGTTATCACAAGGCATGTTTGGGAAGGTAGTAAAGATTGGGTGCGGGAAAATCGCCTGAGCCACTCAGGAAAGTTATTATATAAATTGCGAAAAGAAACGATAGAGCGAAGCTTTGCGGATGCGAAACAACTCCACGGGCTTCGCTATTGTAGGTTACGAGGAAGAGAAAAAGTGCAGGAACAGGCGCTGATGACAGCGACCTGTCAGAACATAAAAAAGATAGCCAACCACCTAGCAAAGCTAGGATAG